One stretch of Candidatus Sulfotelmatobacter sp. DNA includes these proteins:
- the gyrA gene encoding DNA gyrase subunit A yields MNPNDSRLSAVAVEEEMRESYLSYAMSVIASRALPDVRDGLKPVQRRILYAMREMGMDPGKQHRKCAGVIGEVLKSYHPHGDSSVYDALVRMAQDFTLRYPLIDGHGNFGSIDPDPPAAYRYTEARLARIAMEMLADIERETVDFVPNFDNQTEEPVVLPARLPQLLVNGSSGIAVGMATNIPPHNVGEICDAIAYLIEHDGLPTSDDELDEGLLAHVHGPDFPTGGVLLGREAIRQAYKTGRGSVALRGKAEIVEEKGRHRIVISEVPFQVSVNRILESITEAYQEKRITGITALHNESNRKGMRIVVELHRSATPQVVLNQLYKQTPLQSSFAFNMLALVPHRDSAGLMKQTTGTSTALEPQVMGLRALLQHFIAHRREVVTRRATYDLRKAQERAHLVEGFRVALDNIDRVITIIRESDTVEVARAALQAEPFVLSDAFARMAGAAATQDFHLSEVQAAAIVDMRLRTLVGLERQKLEDEHAQLRATIADLDDLLAKPARILAVVKDETLDLKKRFADKRRTPVEALEGELAIEDIIADTDVVVTATVGGYIKRVSVDTFRAQNRGGRGVIGIANLKKEDVVRNFFMATTHQYVLFFTNKGRAFRLRAYEIPDSSRQARGTALVNLLTLPPGELVTAVFPVRAFDTDEYLVMVTRKGIIKKSRLAEFENVRRNGLIAIGLDDGDELLAVDLSDGNRDILLATHDGMAVHFSEKDVRPMGRPARGVKAITLADGDEVVAMDVVEDERTEVLIVTSQAFGKRTPIDEYRHISRGGKGVKAFAKEKEIGYVVDQILVAPEDELLMITSANQVIRLPVSQIRRAGRSTKGVRLQRLADGDEVIAITNLGQQTKRVEDITGEPVTTG; encoded by the coding sequence GTGAACCCGAACGATTCCCGCCTCTCCGCCGTCGCCGTCGAAGAGGAGATGCGCGAGAGCTACCTCTCGTACGCGATGTCGGTCATCGCCTCGCGCGCGCTTCCCGACGTGCGCGACGGCCTCAAGCCGGTGCAGCGGCGCATCCTCTACGCGATGCGCGAGATGGGGATGGACCCCGGCAAGCAGCACCGCAAGTGCGCCGGTGTCATCGGCGAGGTCCTCAAGAGCTATCACCCGCACGGCGACTCGTCGGTGTACGACGCGCTGGTTCGCATGGCGCAGGACTTCACGCTGCGCTATCCGCTGATCGACGGGCACGGCAACTTCGGGTCGATCGATCCCGATCCGCCGGCCGCCTATCGGTACACCGAAGCGCGTCTGGCGCGCATCGCGATGGAGATGCTGGCCGACATCGAGCGCGAAACGGTCGATTTCGTCCCCAACTTCGACAACCAGACCGAAGAGCCGGTCGTGCTGCCCGCGCGCTTGCCGCAGCTGCTCGTCAACGGCAGCTCGGGCATCGCGGTCGGCATGGCGACCAACATCCCGCCGCACAACGTCGGCGAGATCTGCGACGCGATCGCGTACCTGATCGAGCACGACGGCCTGCCGACCAGCGACGACGAGCTCGACGAAGGGCTGCTGGCGCACGTGCACGGCCCGGACTTCCCGACCGGCGGCGTGCTGCTCGGCCGCGAGGCGATCCGCCAAGCCTACAAGACCGGCCGCGGTTCGGTCGCGCTGCGCGGCAAGGCCGAGATCGTCGAGGAGAAGGGCCGCCACCGCATCGTCATCAGCGAGGTGCCCTTCCAGGTCTCCGTCAACCGCATCCTCGAGTCGATCACCGAGGCGTATCAGGAGAAGCGGATCACCGGGATCACCGCGCTCCACAACGAGTCCAATCGCAAGGGGATGCGCATCGTCGTCGAGCTGCACCGCAGCGCGACGCCGCAAGTCGTGCTGAACCAGCTCTACAAGCAGACCCCGCTGCAGTCGAGCTTCGCGTTCAACATGCTCGCGCTGGTGCCGCATCGCGACTCGGCCGGCTTGATGAAGCAGACGACGGGCACCTCGACGGCGCTCGAGCCGCAGGTCATGGGCCTGCGCGCGCTGCTGCAGCACTTCATCGCGCACCGGCGCGAAGTCGTCACCCGCCGCGCGACCTACGACTTGCGCAAAGCGCAGGAGCGCGCGCACCTGGTCGAAGGCTTCCGGGTCGCGCTCGACAACATCGACCGCGTCATCACGATCATCCGCGAGAGCGACACGGTCGAGGTCGCGCGCGCCGCGCTGCAGGCCGAGCCGTTCGTCCTCTCCGACGCCTTCGCGCGCATGGCCGGCGCGGCGGCGACCCAGGACTTCCACCTCTCCGAGGTGCAGGCGGCGGCGATCGTCGACATGCGCCTGCGCACGCTGGTCGGCCTCGAGCGGCAGAAGCTCGAAGACGAGCACGCGCAGCTGCGCGCGACCATCGCCGACCTCGACGACCTCTTGGCCAAGCCGGCCCGTATCCTGGCCGTCGTCAAAGACGAGACGCTCGACCTCAAGAAGCGCTTCGCCGACAAGCGCCGCACGCCGGTCGAGGCGCTCGAGGGCGAGCTGGCGATCGAAGACATCATCGCCGACACCGACGTCGTCGTCACGGCGACGGTCGGCGGCTACATCAAGCGCGTCTCGGTCGACACCTTCCGCGCGCAGAACCGCGGCGGTCGCGGCGTCATCGGCATCGCCAACCTGAAGAAAGAGGACGTCGTCCGCAACTTCTTCATGGCGACGACGCACCAGTACGTCCTGTTCTTCACCAACAAGGGGCGCGCGTTCCGGCTGCGCGCCTACGAGATCCCCGACTCCTCGCGCCAGGCGCGCGGCACGGCGCTGGTCAACCTGCTGACGCTGCCGCCGGGCGAGCTGGTGACGGCCGTCTTCCCGGTTCGCGCGTTCGACACCGACGAGTACCTGGTGATGGTGACCCGCAAGGGCATCATCAAGAAGTCGCGGCTGGCGGAGTTCGAGAACGTGCGCCGCAACGGGCTGATCGCCATCGGGCTCGACGACGGCGACGAGCTGCTGGCGGTCGACCTCTCCGACGGCAACCGCGACATCCTGCTGGCGACGCACGACGGCATGGCCGTGCACTTCAGCGAGAAGGACGTACGACCGATGGGACGGCCGGCGCGCGGCGTCAAGGCGATCACGCTGGCCGACGGCGACGAGGTCGTCGCGATGGACGTCGTCGAGGACGAGCGCACCGAGGTGCTGATCGTGACCTCGCAGGCCTTCGGCAAGCGCACCCCGATCGACGAGTACCGCCACATCTCGCGCGGCGGCAAGGGCGTCAAGGCGTTCGCCAAGGAGAAAGAGATCGGCTACGTCGTCGACCAGATCTTGGTCGCGCCGGAAGACGAGCTGCTCATGATCACCTCGGCCAACCAAGTCATCCGCTTGCCGGTGAGTCAGATCCGGCGCGCGGGCCGTTCGACCAAGGGCGTGCGCCTGCAGCGACTGGCCGACGGCGACGAGGTCATCGCGATCACGAACTTGGGCCAGCAGACGAAGCGGGTCGAGGACATCACCGGCGAGCCGGTGACGACCGGCTAG